Proteins encoded within one genomic window of Alteribacter populi:
- a CDS encoding electron transfer flavoprotein subunit beta/FixA family protein, which produces MNIYVIMKRTFDTEEKIQIENGQIAKDGAEFIINPYDEYAIEEAIQLRDEHGGEVTLVTVGEEEAEKQLRTGLAMGADKAVLIDNDEVEDQDPFSTQALLAAYFGNKEADIILGGNVAVDGGSGQVGPRLAEKLGINHVTSIVNIEVTDGKATIERDVEGDQEIVELSLPVLVTAQQGLNEPRYPSLPGIMKAKKKPLETLEPDDLDLDEDDVTGKTKTVDRYLPPEKQAGKVLEGEVDDQVKELVSLLKNEAKVI; this is translated from the coding sequence ATGAACATTTATGTGATTATGAAACGCACATTCGACACAGAAGAAAAGATTCAAATTGAAAATGGCCAAATTGCTAAGGATGGAGCGGAATTTATTATTAACCCATATGATGAGTATGCCATTGAAGAAGCGATTCAGCTGCGTGATGAGCACGGAGGTGAAGTTACCCTTGTGACAGTTGGTGAAGAGGAAGCAGAAAAACAGCTGCGTACAGGTCTTGCCATGGGTGCGGACAAAGCCGTTTTAATTGATAATGACGAAGTAGAAGATCAAGACCCTTTCTCTACTCAAGCCCTATTAGCGGCATACTTCGGAAATAAAGAAGCCGATATTATTCTCGGTGGAAACGTTGCTGTTGATGGCGGTTCTGGTCAAGTAGGACCTCGACTTGCAGAGAAACTCGGAATTAACCACGTTACTTCTATTGTCAATATTGAAGTTACGGATGGAAAAGCGACGATCGAACGTGATGTTGAAGGTGACCAGGAAATTGTTGAACTTAGCCTACCTGTATTAGTGACAGCACAACAAGGGTTAAATGAACCTCGTTATCCTTCTCTTCCAGGTATCATGAAAGCGAAGAAGAAGCCATTGGAAACGTTGGAGCCGGATGATTTAGACCTCGACGAAGATGACGTGACTGGTAAAACGAAAACAGTTGACCGTTACCTGCCACCTGAAAAACAAGCTGGTAAAGTTTTAGAAGGTGAAGTAGACGATCAAGTGAAAGAGTTGGTTTCTTTGCTAAAAAATGAAGCGAAAGTGATATAA
- a CDS encoding enoyl-CoA hydratase, translated as MSKYEYLSATKENKIGFVTLQHSPANALCQPMFLELDEVLDDFEADEEVKVIIVHGEGRFFAAGADIKEFTSVDSGEAFKEMAERGQRVFDKMEAFPKPILASVHGAALGGGLELAMACHIRIVGENTKLGLPELQLGLVPGFAGTQRLPKLIGKSKATQLLLTSDPISGMDAVQLGLADDAFPDEEVFDRTKKLAEKIAQKSAIAMRYALELVQYADRVDEAGAKREAELFGEVSQTEDAKEGIDAFINKREPAFKDR; from the coding sequence TTGAGCAAATATGAATATTTAAGTGCAACGAAAGAAAACAAGATTGGCTTCGTGACATTACAACATTCTCCTGCCAACGCTCTGTGCCAGCCAATGTTCCTCGAATTGGATGAAGTGTTGGACGATTTTGAAGCAGATGAAGAAGTAAAGGTCATCATCGTTCACGGGGAAGGCCGATTCTTTGCAGCCGGTGCTGATATTAAAGAATTCACCTCGGTTGATAGCGGCGAGGCATTTAAAGAAATGGCAGAACGAGGACAACGAGTGTTTGATAAGATGGAGGCTTTCCCTAAACCGATTTTAGCTTCTGTACATGGTGCAGCTTTAGGTGGCGGACTTGAACTGGCCATGGCTTGTCATATACGTATTGTTGGCGAAAATACAAAATTAGGACTGCCCGAACTGCAGCTTGGTCTTGTACCTGGATTCGCAGGTACCCAACGCCTGCCGAAACTGATCGGAAAATCGAAAGCGACACAACTACTTCTTACGTCAGATCCTATTTCAGGAATGGATGCTGTTCAACTTGGACTTGCAGATGATGCGTTTCCAGATGAAGAAGTTTTTGATCGTACGAAGAAATTAGCCGAAAAAATCGCTCAAAAAAGCGCTATTGCCATGCGTTATGCTCTAGAGCTTGTGCAGTATGCTGATCGTGTAGATGAAGCAGGTGCCAAGCGAGAGGCTGAGCTTTTTGGTGAGGTTTCTCAAACTGAAGACGCTAAAGAAGGAATTGACGCTTTTATAAACAAAAGAGAACCAGCATTCAAAGATCGTTAA
- a CDS encoding TetR/AcrR family transcriptional regulator: MAKRKGQKFEQIIDAAVKVIAENGYHHSQVSKIAREAGVADGTIYLYFKNKEDILISLFEVKMGSFVEKSKERLAHDTPIEEKLKLLIEMHLKQLEADYDLAIVTQLELRQSNLALRTRINEVLKGYLGLIDSILTEGMEEGFFSAELDKRIARQVIFGAIDEVVTNWVMKDHKYDLVPLAQSLNQMLLSGLKQR; encoded by the coding sequence ATGGCAAAGAGAAAAGGTCAAAAATTTGAACAAATAATCGATGCAGCGGTGAAAGTGATTGCTGAAAACGGCTATCATCATTCCCAAGTATCAAAGATTGCCCGTGAAGCTGGCGTAGCAGATGGCACGATTTATCTTTATTTTAAAAACAAAGAAGATATATTAATCTCGCTATTTGAAGTAAAGATGGGCAGCTTTGTGGAGAAAAGTAAGGAACGCCTTGCTCACGACACTCCAATCGAAGAGAAGCTCAAACTGCTAATTGAAATGCATTTGAAACAGCTAGAAGCTGATTATGATTTAGCTATTGTTACCCAGTTGGAGTTAAGACAATCGAACCTTGCTTTGCGTACACGCATTAACGAGGTACTCAAAGGCTATTTAGGGTTGATTGATTCCATTTTAACTGAGGGAATGGAGGAAGGGTTCTTTTCCGCAGAGTTAGATAAGAGGATCGCCCGCCAAGTTATTTTTGGAGCGATTGATGAAGTGGTAACAAACTGGGTGATGAAAGATCACAAGTATGATCTAGTTCCTCTCGCACAATCATTGAATCAAATGCTTTTATCTGGGTTAAAGCAAAGGTAA